In Planctomycetota bacterium, the DNA window CGGATAAGTGCTATTGCTCCTGGGAGATGGAAAATAACCTGCTGGTTCTCCATGTTCAGGTCGGAATAACCGTACCGTAGTCCCTAACGGGATAACGCGTTGTAACGCCCGTACGGGCTAACAGCGAGTAAGAAAGATGGTTAGCGTGAGTGGTCCTGCCCTTTGCAACTCAAAGGGCGGGGCCCGACCACGCTTGATAATAATGAAGGTGGCGCCTTTGGCGCCATCTACGAAAGTGAGAATTTTATGGAATACAGAAGAAGATATTCTGATGGCGGGGTTACTTCACCCCAAATCGTTGAAGGCGCGGTGACCGAAGAGAAGATTGCGGATAACGCAGTTACCTCGGAGAAAATTAAGGATGAGGAAGTCAAGTCCGTGGACATCGGACAAGGCCAAGTCAGGACTGAGGATATTGCGGACGGAGCCGTAACCTTAGCCAAACTGGGCGGAGATGTTTCGGTCATCCCGCTGATGGACGGCTCGGTAACGAACACCAAGCTGGCAGGTAATGCCGTGTCCAGCGAAAAGATACAGGATGCCAGCATCGTGGCTGATAAGATTGCGGCCGGCGCGGTTACATCTACCAAGATACCGGACGGGTCTATCACCAACGCCAAGATTGCGACCAACACCATAACCCAGGGCAAGATTGCCAACAACGCCATCGGCACAGGCGAGATACAGAACGGTTCAGTCACACAGGATAAGCTGGCCCCGGGCGTGGGCGGGAACAGGATAATATGGTTTGGGACGAGATTACAGTTGACCAGTTTAATCGTGACCGGCAATCAGGATTGGATACCCGCGCCTCCATATCCCAGTATTCCGGCTAACGCCATTGGTTTAATCCTGCAGGTAGAACTGATAAACAACCTCAACGGTGCCAACGGGTTTATCAACTGCCGCATCAGGAAAGACGCCGGACAACAGGGCGCAATAACCATCGGCATAGAATCCAATTACCAGGGCAAGATTGCCAGCGATAATGGGATTGTGCCGATAGCTTCACCGGGGTTTTTCGAGTATGCCTTCACGGATGCTTTTGGCGTGGTGAATGTTACTTTCAATCCGTATGTGATTGGGTACATTCTGTAGATGCCCTTCGACAGGTTCAGGGTAAACTCGATACAGGATGCAAGATGCAAGTGGGATGCGGAGAAGATTTATAAGGAGGCCAGGAAGGCAGGAGTGTTTTCTTGGTCTCCTTATTGTAGTTTATCTGTGAGCATCTGTGTAATCTGTGGTTTAGCCCCGTCATGCGACGGGATAAGAGTCAGTAACTCATTGCATTCGAACTGACTCTAAAACCCCGGTAGGCCGCCTAAGCCGCCGGTTACCTTGCCCATCTCGGCCTGTGAGAGTTCCCGTGATTTCTGCAGTCCCTGATTAACAGCCGCCATGACCATATCAGCCAGCATCTCGGCATCCTCGGGTCTGACCACGTCCGGATTTATCTTGATGCCCATAACCTCCTGCGCGCCGTTGACAAATGCCGTGACCGCTCCGCCGCCGGCGGAACCTTCCACTACCCGTTCCTTGAGTTCTTCCTGGACCTTGGCCATCTTGGTCTGCATATCCTCAGCCATCTTCTTGAGATTGCCCAGATTCATTCCGCCTTTTCCGAACATAATTTAATTCCCTTCACCACAAAGGCACTAAGACACAAAGAAATACTGAACACGAATGGCACGAATAATACGAATCGCACGAATTAGTAATTGTTATTTACATTCGCTGGACGCGGTCGCTCTGGGTTCGTGAGCATCGGAACTGGTATCTGGGGGCATAGCATTATCTTCAATTTATTTAGTTGTTGCATCCCCATAATTCCAGACAATTCTAATAGTTTTTATTTTCCCTGCCCTTGACCGTATGGAGGCGGATATTTTCTCAATAAGCCAAACCAGTCGTCTACCCCAGGTATTGTGGGATCTGGGGGGCCGGGTACCCAGCCAGGTCCTGTTCTGCTTGCGGAGCCGGGTCTAATACTTATACCCGCTGAGGAAATGTCTATTATATAGCTGAAACTTTCCGCAAAATAGCCTATGAGTTCCAGAGGCGGCCCAGTATCAATTACTAAAGTACGAAATTCATAACTTACCTCTATCCAGCCTGGTGGCTCCGGTGCAATATTTCGTAAGCCAGGATGGTCTAATGAAAATCCCGCCCCGGCTCCTTGTCTTCCCCATCGACCAGCATATCTTGGATCTTGAGGAGAAATAGGCTGGTCGACTTGCCAACCGGGATTGTCATCAGTTATTATTGTTCCGTCTGCGGCTTTTCTTGTAATACGTTTCTTTACAAACTGGATTGTCCAGTAAACTCCTTTTTTATCGCCAGTGGCCGCCATATCCACTATAAAAATTTTCCCAAATTTCACTAGGCCGGTCGCAACTTCAACGGAAGAAATTACTCCCTGAAACCAGGTGACATATCCATTGGCTGAGTCGTTAAGCCAGGTGTGAATAATGCTCGGTAGTGTCTCTGTCACACCGGTGGCGGTAAATGTTATTGTAAGTGTGCAATCAAGATTCCTGGTTATTGTAAAAAAGACCGTTATTCCATCTAATTCAAACTTATCTTTTTTTGTCCAAGCATGTTTCGGTGGAGGAGTAGGTGATGTGGTTGGCTTAGTAGGATTTGAGGTGTTTTGAGTAGCAAGAGTTGCCCCACCTAACACAGGAACATTATAGGGAATAGTTCCTCGTTCTGTTGTTTGAATGTTTGCATATTGCGGCTGCATAGGACAGAAGGTACCGGTGTGGTGTATCTCCATCGGTAATGGCGCCAGACCCACTGATTCAAGATAACTGCTGTTTACCAAGAGCCGCTGGGTAATATCAATATGTCCGGTTCTCATATTAAGAGTTCCGGCAGAAGGATTATCGGGGTTTTCCGAGAAGAATAGAACGCC includes these proteins:
- a CDS encoding YbaB/EbfC family nucleoid-associated protein; protein product: MFGKGGMNLGNLKKMAEDMQTKMAKVQEELKERVVEGSAGGGAVTAFVNGAQEVMGIKINPDVVRPEDAEMLADMVMAAVNQGLQKSRELSQAEMGKVTGGLGGLPGF